The Actinoplanes sp. N902-109 genomic interval TTCTTGGTGTGGCTGACCAGCGTTCGCTTGATGTCGGCCTGGATCCTGCGGCGACCCGCGCGGACACGTCGTCGTCGTTCTCCGTTGCCGGAACCTCCGGATCCGAGGGGTGGGGGTCGCCTGCCGGGTGGTCTGTTGAGCGCCGGCTAACTGACCGATGATGCGCCGGGAAAATGTCCGGTCGGGCTCGGGGAGCTGGAGCCTGCGTCAGCGCGTTTAGCTTTGGAGAAACTGAGCGGTTAGAGGATTGGCTGCGCGGACGCGGCTGCTGTGACTGCCTGTCCTCAGTGGGGCAGTAGCACGCGCGCGGTGGTTCCGCGGTGGTGTTGGGTGCTCGGGGTGACGGTGATGCTGCCGTGGTGGCGTTCGCAGATCAGTTGAGCGATGGTCAGGCCGAGTCCGGTGCCGGGGATGGCGAGTTCGGTGGCGATGGCGCCGCGGAAGAAGCGTTCGAACACGTGCGGGCGTTCGTGGGCGGGTATGCCGTAGCCGGTGTCGGTGACGGTGAGCTCGGTGGCGGTATCGGTGCTGCTGAGGGTGACGGTGACGGTGCCGCCGTTCGCGGTGTAGGCGATCGCGTTGTCCAGCAGGAGGGTGACTAGTTGGCGCATCCGGGCGTGGTCGGCGTGCTGGGGCAGGTGTGGCGGCAGGTGGCTGATCAAGGTGATGTTCTTGTCCTGGGCTCGCGCGGTGAACTGTCGGGTCGCGTCGGCTACCACGGCGCTGAGTTCGATGTGGGCCATGTGCAGGGGGCTGCGTCCGGCGTCGAGGGCGGACAGGTCCAGCAGCTGCTCGATCAGGCGGTGCAGGCGTTGGCTGCCGCGTTGGGCGGCCGCGATCATCGGCTGCAGCTGTGCGGCTGGGGTGTCGGGGTCGGTGTCGGCGAGCAGGTCCAGGTACGAGACGATGATCGATACCGGGGTGCGTAGTTCGTGGCCGACGAGGTTGAGGTAGTCGTCCTTGGTGCGGTTGAGCAGTTGCTGGAGGCGGTCGGCTTCGTGGGCGGCGGTGATGTCGTGGAAGACCGATACCGCGCCGAGGTGCTCGCCGTGATCGCTGGTGATCGGGTGACCGTTGATGCGGAACAGCCGGCGTTGCCCGTTGAGGTGCAGGATGTGTTGAGCGTTGCGGACGGGCGTGCCGTCCAGTGCCCGCAGCAGCGAGGTGTGTTCGGCGGGTACCGGGGTGCCGTCGGTGTCGGTGATCGGTAGCCGGGCGGCCCAGTCTTCGGCGGTGCCGGCGACAGTGTGGGTGCCGAGGCGTTCGTGCAGTGAGCGGTTGACCAGGACCATCTGCCCGTCGGCGTCGCAGGCGGCCACGCCGGTGTCGAGGCTATCGAGCAGGGTGTCCAGGAAGACGCGCTGGTGGTGTTCGCGTTCGCGGCTGAGGTGCTCGGCGACGAACGCGGTGCACGCCTGCGCGGCGTCGTCGACGCCGGTCAGCTGCTCCGGTAGCCAGTCGCGGGTGTGGCCGGCCATGACGGCGCAGACGCCGACGATGTGACCGTCGGGGTCACGTACCGGGAACCCGGCGTAGCTTCGCAGGTTCGTGGAGCGAACGGGCGCGTCGATCGGTACCCGGACGTCGGTGTGCGTGTCGCTGATGACGACGGGGAAGCCGCTGTGCACCACCAGCCACGCCAGCGTGGAGGACGCCGGCGCGGACTGTTGTTGCTCGAATCCCGGGGGGATCCCGTGCCCGCCGATCAGGCGCAGGTGCTGGCCGTCGAAGAGGTGGATCAGCGCGCAGGATGCCTGGGCGGCCCGTGCGGTTACGGCCGCCAGCCGGTCGGCGGCGTTCTGCGTCAAGGCGCCCGATGACAGCTCCAGCTCGGCTTGGGCCTTACCGGAGGCCAGATCCGTTTTGTTGGTCAGGCCCACGGTCTCATCTTCGCGGGAACATCGGTCGCGCGGGCGGATTTGAGCTGTCTGCTTGGCCGACGCGCGACGAGGCCGACTTTCCGTTTGGTCAGAAGCCGGTTGGGTGATCGCGGTAGCGCAGGCTGTAGAGCACTTCGGGGCTGGCTTCGATGTGGTCGGGCCGGTGGTCGGCGTGCAGGATCGCGCGGCGTCGGAGTTCGCTGCTGGCCGGGTCGGGGTGCGCGGCGGCGTCACCGTCGGGGTGGGGTGCCCGGTGGTTGGTGATCGCGGCGAGCAGCGCGTTGGCCTGTGCGACGGTGAGCGGTTGCGACTGGTCGTTGGTGTTCAGCACGGCGGTGCGCTGGTCGGTGGTGAGGACGTCCAGGCGTGGGCTGACGGTGTAGGTGTGCGGGGCCGTGCGGCGCAGCGCCAGCGGGCCGCCGGGGCCCGGGTGGGCGTCGGCGTGCTCGAGCGCGGCGTGGACGCGGTCGAGGTGCCAGGCGAGAGCGGTGGCGAGTTCGTCGACGAGCATGGGGCCGGTCGCGGTGGCCAGGGCGGTGAGCACGGTGAGCGCGTCGGTCTCGGCGCCGGGTACCAGTGGAGGTTCGGCGCGGGTGCGCCGGTTGTCGAGGACGGCGTCGAGGCCGGGGACGAGGTCGGCGGGGTGCAGGTCGAGCTGCCGGGGGAGGTCGATGACGACGCCGGCCGGCAGGTACGCCAGGTTCGGGCGGCCCACGCCGTCGGGTAGCTGGTGGGGGTGGACTCCGAGCAGGTCGCCGAGTTCCCACCGGGACAGGGCGGCGGCGCGCTGGCGCTGCCAGAACGCGCTGGGCTCGGCCGGCCCGGTCACTGCGGTGCCGCGGGTGGCCGGATCCAGCGGGGGTGCCGTTCGGTGATTTGGTGGGCCAGGTCCCGGTCGAGTTCGTGCAAGGTGAGGCCGCGTTCGGCGAGCCAGCCGTGGATGCGGGGCCGCAGGCCGGTGTCGGCGCCGTGGCGGCATGGCGAGCGGTGCATCCAGGGTGGGTCGAGGTTGAGCCGGCGGCAGCTGAGGATGACGGCTTCGCGCAAGATCGCGCTTTCGGGCCGGGTCCTGCTGGCGGTGGGGTACCAGAACAGGTCGCTGGTGGGGGTGGCGCCTTCGGCGAGGCGGTAGGCGCGGTGCGCGGTGAGGATCGGGCGCGCGTGCGGCGGCAGGATGACCGGCTGGGTGCAGGGCTGCTCGTCGACGCCGATGTCGGCCAGTTCTTCCTGGTAGGTGAGTTCGCGGGAGTACACGGGGTGCCGGTGTCGGTGCGACGGCCGCGGGCGCAGGGTGCCGGCGTCGTCGGACAGGTCGCCGATCTGCCAGCAGGACAGGTAGGCGGCGCCCTTGTTGAGGTGCAGCGACAGGGCGGTCACCGCGGTGTGATCGGTGCGGGGCAGGGCGGTGAGGTTGGTGACGAGCTGCTCGGTGAGGGTGCCGGGGAGCCGTTCGGCGGGGTCGGGGCCGAGCCGGGCCGGGTTCCACCGCAGCAGCAGGCCGTGGCCGAACAGGGTGGCCTGGGTGGCGCGTAACCGGATCACCGCGGCCGGGGCGGGGTGCGGGCCGAGGTGGACGTCGCGCAGCCACGCGGCCATCGGCTGGGCGATGTCGTCGAGCGTCGGCGGCCGGCCGGTGAGGTGGGGTAGCTGCTGGCGGATCCAGGCGTCGGTGGTGTCCGCGGCGTGGCAGTACAGCGCGTCGACGCGGGCGTAGTCGCGGCGCGACAACAGCCGGTGGCAGGCGGCGCGGAAGGTGGTGAAGTCGGCGGCCGGCAGCGCCGGCCAGGGGCCGGTGTCGTCGCCCGGGCCCGGGATCCGGTGGTGCTGGTACGGCGTGGTGACGAGCACGAGCAGCTCGTCGAGGTCGGCCGGGTAGAGCAGCGCGACGTTGCGGTCGGCGGCGGCCAGCGCGGCGAGCGTGTCGGCGGCGCCGGTGTCGGCGCTCCACATCAGCCACAGCCGGGCCCCGGCCGCGGCGGTCAGAGCCGCGAGGTCGGCGACGATCGCTGCGGGCAGGTCGTGGACCCGGTCGACGAGCAGCTCGGTGACGCGGTGGCCATGCATCCAGGCCTGCGCGAGGCGCCACACCTGGTTGCTGAGCCGGTTGCCCTTCTTGCGCAGCAGCTCGGGGTTGATCCCGAGCGCGGTGAGCAGGTCCAGTCCCATGATCGTCGGGATGCCACCGCCGGGGGTGGGCCGCACGACGATCCGGCCGTGTTCGGGCTGGTGCAGTCTGGCCAGCAGGGCGACGGTCGCCGCGTGGTCACGGCGGTTGTCGACCAGCAGCACCTGCGGGGCGCCCGGGTCGCGCGGCGCGGTGCGGATGCGCCGGATCGCTTCGCTGTAGGAGTGGAAGCCGGAGAGATCCGGAGCCAGCGGCGCGAGCCGGGGCCCGGCGAGGGCGAGCGCCGCCCAGTCCGTGGTGGGGGCCATCAGTGCAGGCCGGCGCCGAGCAGCACGTTGGCGTTGGTGACGACCTCGGTGGTGACGCCGGGCAGGGCGGCGTCGGTGCACAGCTGGGCGGCGGTGTGGGTGAAGACCGCCCAGTCGCGCATCGAGCCGTGGGCGTAGGTGTCGTCGATGGTCAGCAGCAGGTCGTCGCCGGTGTCGGCGTAGATCGGGTGATAGCTGCGCATCAGCGCCGGGATCTTGTCCTTGGGCAGCGGCTTGAACGGCAGCCTGCGGAAGATCCGCGAGCGCAGCATCGGCTCGCGGGACAGGACCTCCCAGCAGCCGTCTCCGCCGACGTAGAGCAGCGCGAACCGGGTGTCGGAGTGGTCGTGCAGGTGGCGCAGCAGTTCGATGCATTCGCCGTTGAGGCGCTGGGCCTCGTCGATGACGACCAGCCGCGGCGGCCCGGCGAGCAGCCCGACGAGGTGGCTGATCAGGTGGAAGCGGCTGCGGGAGGTCGGCGGCGGAGTGCCGGTCAGCGCGGTGACCAGCTCGGCGGCCACCCGCAGCATGGTCGGTTTGGACGGGAACGCCAGCGAGCAGGTCGACACCCGGTGGTCGCCGACGTCGCGCAGCCGTTCGAGGTTGGCCTCCACGGCGAAGGTCTTACCGACCCCAGCGGGGCCGTGGATGACGTCGGTGGCGGCGTTGGCGACCAGGTCGTCGATGATCCGGGTGGCCAGTTGGTACTGGCCGGTGACCAGAGTGTTGGCCCCTTGCAGACCGAGGAAGTGCCCGGGCATCAGCGTCCGTTCTCGTCGGTGGGCTTCGGATAGGTCTGCCCGGGTGGTAGCGCGTACGGCTCAACCAGCCCGAGCAGGCTGGTCGACGCGCGGCGGCGCAGCGCCTCGTCGTCGCGGCGCCGGCCGGCGCGGTCGGCGTCGGCGCGAGCGACCAGGTTCGTCTGCGTCTCGCCGGTCTGGCCGTCCGACAGCGGCGCGAGCACGGTCCGGGCCCGCCGGCTGGCCCGCCGCCGCGCGGCGGCGAGCTGTTTGGCTTCGTCCTTGGCGTGCCGGCGGAACTCGTCGCGCTGAGCGTCGGTGAGCTGGCCCTGCGGATGGGCGGTGCACAGGTGCTCGCCGCCGGCGTACACCTCGATCTGCCGGTCGTCGTGCGGCATGTAGCGGATCTGCACGACCTGCCCGCCGCGGCCGTGCAGTTCGGGCGCGGTGTAGTCGAGCTTGTTGTGCCGGATCCCGTACGGGCCGACCTTCTTGTCCTCGCCGGCCAGCAGCAGATGCCGCAGCAGCCGCTCGTCGACGCGGTGCAGCGCGGTCGGGTCCTCGTTCCAGGCATGCAGCGGGGTCAGGCCGCCGATCATCGAGTGCGGCCGTTCGGTGTTGTACCAGGCCACCCAGGGGGCGAAGTAGTCGGAGACGAACCGCTCCAGGCGCATCGGCCGGACCGCCGCGGTGTCGGCGGTCTCGCGGTCGCGGGCCCGGTCGGACAGCGGCCCGTGCAGCCGGCCGGCGGCGTCGCGCGGGCCGCGGGTGTAGCCGGGCAGCCCGCCGAGCAGGGTCTGCTCGATGGTCCGGTGGATCCGCTCGATCTTGCCCTTGAGGTGCGGGGTGAACCCGGGCAGCCGGTGCTGGCCGACGACCAGCGCGGCGAGGGCGTCGGTGACCGCCGCGGCGGCGAACTCGAGTCCCCGGTCGATGCGGGTGTGCGCGGGCACCGCCCCGAACGGGCCCCGCTGCGGGTCGTGGGTCAACGCCATCCGCAGGGCGGTCAGCACGGTGGCCGTGGACGGGTTCAGGGTGATCGCCCAGCCCAGCAGCGCCCGGGTGCCGTCGTCGATGACGCTGGTCAGCCATGGCTGGACGGCGCCGCCGCGGCGCGGCAACAGCAGGATCGGCAGCTGCTTGTGGTCGAGCTCCCACACCTGGTTGCGGGGCGTCCAGGGCCGCTGCAGGTACGCGGCGGCGGCCCGCCGGCCGGCCTCGCCGGTCTTCCAGTACGCCCGCTCACCCGGGGTCATCTGCTCGGCGAACGCGCGTTGCAGGGTGCGCAGCGCCACCGGCGCCGCACCGGTCCAGCCGTCGATCAGGAACGGCGGCACCGGCACGCCGGCCGCCCGGGTCTCGCCGGCGAGCACCGCGGCCCGGGCCCGGGCCAGCGCGGTGACGTTGCCGCGGAAGTACGCGTACGCCTCCCGGTCGGTGTCGCTGAGCTGGTGCCACTCCGGCCGGACGGCCCGTTGCTGGTCGCCGCGTTGCAGCCAGCGGCGCACGGTGCGCTCGTCGACGCCGTGCCCGGCCGCGGCCAGGCGCACGTGCTCGCCGCTCAGCGTCCCGGCCTCGCGCAGTTGCAGCAGGCGGGCCACCGTCGCCGCCCGCTGCTGGGCGGGGACCTGCCGGCTCATGAGCGGCTGCTACCGGTTCCGCGGGGTGCGGCGGTTCTTCACCGCCCAGAACAGGTTGCCCGCGCACACCAGCGCGCAGGCGCCGAAGGTGACCGGCGGCCACCACGCCCCGCCCGGGGTCCACCAGGAGGCCAGTGCCAGCCAGGCGAATACGATCAGCAGTACCGTCCAGCCGATCACGAACCACGGCACCCGTCGACCGGCCACATGCCCTCCCCAGGGCTCGTCACGGAGGCTCGCGGTAGGAGCCGGGCTGTGCGAAAACACGAACGGCCAACCGGACACAGAGATCCACAAGCGACTGTCTGCGGCGGTCGAGGCGAACCCTATTCAGAAAACCGTCAGAAAATCAACGTTCGGTATACCGGGCTCAGCGACGGACGAACCGTACAGTCATGGCCATGACGGCGATCGGATACGCCCGCGTCTCCACCCGCGAGCAGAGCCCGGCCCTGCAACACGACGCCCTGACCGCGGCCGGCTGCGCCCGCGTGTTCACCGACGTCGCCTCCGGCGCTCGCGCCGACCGGCCGCAACTCGCCGCGGTCCTGGACTACCTGCGCCCCGGCGACGTGCTGGTCGTGTGGCAGCTCGACCGGCTCGGCCGCAACATGCGCCACCTGATCGACACCGTCAACGCGCTGCACGAACGCGACGTGCAGTTCCGGTCGCTGCGGGAGAACATCGACACCACGACCGCCGCGGGCCGGCTGGTCTTCCACGTCTTCGCCGCTCTCGCCGAGTTCGAGCGCGACCTGCTGCGCGAGCGCACCAGCGCCGGCCTGGAAGCGATCGCCTCACGCCGGGCCCGCGGCCGCCGCGGCGGCCGGCCCCGCAAGATGACCCCGGAGAAGATCGCCGTCGCCCGGCAGATGTACGCCTCGCAGACCTTCACCGTCGACCAGATCGCCCGCACCCTCGGCGTCACCCGCGGCACCGTCTACGCCCACCTCGACCGCGCCGCCGCCTGACCCCCGCGCTTGCTGAAGGACCCCTCGATGTCGACGCCCCGCCTGCACCTGACCTGCTGCCTGTGCCGCAAACCGATCCCGCAGAACGCCGACGTCTACGCCCTGGACCACGAATGGCAGCGCCGCTACCCCGCAGATGGTCGGCACTCTGGCGTGCGGCACGTGCGCGACGGCCAGCACCTTCTTCTTCAGGTGCCGCGACACACGCGACGACGCGTACGTGCCCGGCCACCTGCCGGCCGAACGCGACGTTCGTGACTTCGACTCCTGGTCCCACATCGCCGCCCAGGGCACACAAACCGCCCTGACCTACGACTACCCCTGGTCGGCGGTGCAACAAGGCGCCCAGGACTGGCTGCGCCACGTCGTGCAACGACCGCGGCTCAACGCCGAGGTCGGCGCTCGGATCCAGGAGGCGCTGCATCGCTGGGACACCACCGCTCGGTGACGACGATCTCCGGAAGGGCATCAACGTGCAGGACTGGATCTACCCCGTTCTCCTCGATGGCTGGGACCAGCAGAGCATCTGGGGCTGGGACTCCGGAATGAGCTGCTACTTCGCGCAGCTCACCCGCAACGGCAACTCCGACGACAACGGCCCCGACGTGTGGATCACCCCGCCCGCCTGGCCCGCCATGCAACTGCCCGACACGCTCGCCCAAGCCATCGCCCGGGCGACCGGAGCCGATCTAGCGACGGTGAGCGCGGCCATGAACGACAGCCTCGATGAGGACGGCAAGATCCATCGCATCCTCGATGGCAACCGCCGATGACCGTCCCGCCACCCGCAGGTGAGACGGTCAAGGTCACCGTCCGCGGGCTCACCATGAGCTGCTGGAAATGTCATCAACCGACCACCGTGGTCGTCGGCCTGCACCTCGCGTCCGCCGTCGACGGTGACCTGATCACCTGCGACGACGAACAGGCCCTGGCCACCGCTGTCGAACTGCTGAGCGCGACCGGCAACGTCGGCCTGACCCGGCCGATCAAAGTCCGCACCAGCAGGACGGCCCGCACGACCAGCCTGACCAACGGCTGCCAGCACTGCGACGCCCTGCAGGGCAACTTCTTCATCTACCACGAAGAACTCATGGAAGTACGGTCCGCCAACGGGACCGACGGCCTGGACCACCTCGCCGACGCCGACCTACCCACCGAGCAGTGGCAACAACTGCACCGCCGCTGGAGCACCGGCGAACCATGACGACCTCCGGCCGCCCGGACATTTACCGGACGCATCGAAGGACAGGAACGTGGCGTAGCCAGGACATTCTGCTGGCGCTCAACATGGTCGCCACGAAGCGGATCATGGTCCGTGCTACCTGGTCAAGCGACTATAGTCCCGGGTTAATGGAAGAACTTGAGGCCTGCGACGCCGGCCACCACCAGGAACAGCGACAACAGCCGGGGGAGGGACGCCGATTCGCCGAGGAAAGAGATGCCGATCACTGCGGTGAGGGCCGCTCCGATGCCGACCCAGACCGCATAGCCGGTGCCGATCGGGATCGTGCGCAGCGCGTAGCTGAGGCCGATCATGCTCAGCACGGCGGCCACCGCGAAGGTCACCGAGGGCCACAGGCGGGTGAACATCGCGCTGCGGTCGAGGGCGATGGCCCAGACGGCTTCGAGCATGCCGGAGATGATGAGGACGAGCCACGACATGACAGACCACCCTTGGTGCAGTCGTCTTGTCGGGCCGGGTACGACGGCGCTCGTCCGGGATGTCCGCGATGCGGCATCAGCCCCAGCCTAGCTCAGAACTCGAAGCCCCCGGGGCGATCGTTGCGGTCCGCGATCAGGCCGGCGAGGGAGGCCACCGCGATCTCCGCGGGCGTCTTGCTGCCGATGTTCAGCCCGACCGGGCGGTGCACCCGGGCGATCTGCTCCTCCGGCACGTTCAGCGCCCGCAGCGCCGCGAGGTGCGGGCCCTCCCGGTGCGGGTTGCCCATGATGCCGATCCAGCGGGCTTTCGTACCGAGGGCGGCCTGGAGGATCTCGCCGATCTCGGCGCGATGATGGTCGGTGAGCACGATGTCGGTGTGCTCGGTCACGCCCGCGGCCGCGAGGTCGCTGACGAAGGTGTCGCCGTGCGGTCGCGGCGGGCCCTGCAGCAGGGTGGGATCCGGCTCCACGAGGGTGCACCGGAAGCCCAGGTCCAGGCCGAAGCGCAGCAGCGCCTCGGCCACCGGGGACTCGAACACGGCGACGAGATGGCGGGGACTCAGGTCGGCCTGCACGCTTCGACTCTGCCAGATCCCGGTGTGCCATGCTCGACGGGTGACTCTTGCACTTTCTGCCAAGCCGCTCACGCTGGGCGGGCACCAGGCGTGGCCGCCGGTTGTGCTGGCCCCGATGGCCGGCATCACCAACGTGGCGTTCCGTTCGCTCTGCCGCGAGCAGGGCGGCGGCATCTACGTGTGCGAGATGATCACCACGCGGGCCCTGGTGGAGCGGATCCCCAAGACGCTCAAGATGATCGAGTTCGGCCCCGACGAGGATTTCCGCAGCCTGCAGCTGTACGGCGTCGACCCCGAGGTCACCGCCGCGGCCGTACGGATGGTCGGGGAAGAGAACTGGGCCGATCACATCGACCTGAATTTCGGGTGCCCGGTGCCCAAGGTGACGCGCCGCGGTGGGGGCAGCGCGCTGCCGTGGCGGCGCAAGCTGTTCGGCCGGATCGTCCAGCAGGCCGTCGCGGCCGCCGCACCGTTCGGCATCCCGGTCACCATCAAGATGCGCAAGGGCATCGATGACGACCACCTCACGTACGTCGAAGCCGGGCTGATCGCCCAGGAGGCGGGCGTCGCGGCGGTGGCGCTGCACGCCCGCACGGCTGAGCAGCGCTATTCCGGCAAGGCTGACTGGGATGCCATCGCCACCCTCAAGCAGGCCCTCGACGTGCCGGTACTCGGCAACGGCGACATCTGGGAGGCCGCCGACGCCCTGCGCATGGTCGCCCACACCG includes:
- a CDS encoding ATP-binding protein, with protein sequence MGLTNKTDLASGKAQAELELSSGALTQNAADRLAAVTARAAQASCALIHLFDGQHLRLIGGHGIPPGFEQQQSAPASSTLAWLVVHSGFPVVISDTHTDVRVPIDAPVRSTNLRSYAGFPVRDPDGHIVGVCAVMAGHTRDWLPEQLTGVDDAAQACTAFVAEHLSREREHHQRVFLDTLLDSLDTGVAACDADGQMVLVNRSLHERLGTHTVAGTAEDWAARLPITDTDGTPVPAEHTSLLRALDGTPVRNAQHILHLNGQRRLFRINGHPITSDHGEHLGAVSVFHDITAAHEADRLQQLLNRTKDDYLNLVGHELRTPVSIIVSYLDLLADTDPDTPAAQLQPMIAAAQRGSQRLHRLIEQLLDLSALDAGRSPLHMAHIELSAVVADATRQFTARAQDKNITLISHLPPHLPQHADHARMRQLVTLLLDNAIAYTANGGTVTVTLSSTDTATELTVTDTGYGIPAHERPHVFERFFRGAIATELAIPGTGLGLTIAQLICERHHGSITVTPSTQHHRGTTARVLLPH
- a CDS encoding ATP-binding protein, whose product is MPGHFLGLQGANTLVTGQYQLATRIIDDLVANAATDVIHGPAGVGKTFAVEANLERLRDVGDHRVSTCSLAFPSKPTMLRVAAELVTALTGTPPPTSRSRFHLISHLVGLLAGPPRLVVIDEAQRLNGECIELLRHLHDHSDTRFALLYVGGDGCWEVLSREPMLRSRIFRRLPFKPLPKDKIPALMRSYHPIYADTGDDLLLTIDDTYAHGSMRDWAVFTHTAAQLCTDAALPGVTTEVVTNANVLLGAGLH
- a CDS encoding Mu transposase C-terminal domain-containing protein, whose translation is MSRQVPAQQRAATVARLLQLREAGTLSGEHVRLAAAGHGVDERTVRRWLQRGDQQRAVRPEWHQLSDTDREAYAYFRGNVTALARARAAVLAGETRAAGVPVPPFLIDGWTGAAPVALRTLQRAFAEQMTPGERAYWKTGEAGRRAAAAYLQRPWTPRNQVWELDHKQLPILLLPRRGGAVQPWLTSVIDDGTRALLGWAITLNPSTATVLTALRMALTHDPQRGPFGAVPAHTRIDRGLEFAAAAVTDALAALVVGQHRLPGFTPHLKGKIERIHRTIEQTLLGGLPGYTRGPRDAAGRLHGPLSDRARDRETADTAAVRPMRLERFVSDYFAPWVAWYNTERPHSMIGGLTPLHAWNEDPTALHRVDERLLRHLLLAGEDKKVGPYGIRHNKLDYTAPELHGRGGQVVQIRYMPHDDRQIEVYAGGEHLCTAHPQGQLTDAQRDEFRRHAKDEAKQLAAARRRASRRARTVLAPLSDGQTGETQTNLVARADADRAGRRRDDEALRRRASTSLLGLVEPYALPPGQTYPKPTDENGR
- a CDS encoding recombinase family protein, producing MTAIGYARVSTREQSPALQHDALTAAGCARVFTDVASGARADRPQLAAVLDYLRPGDVLVVWQLDRLGRNMRHLIDTVNALHERDVQFRSLRENIDTTTAAGRLVFHVFAALAEFERDLLRERTSAGLEAIASRRARGRRGGRPRKMTPEKIAVARQMYASQTFTVDQIARTLGVTRGTVYAHLDRAAA
- a CDS encoding multidrug efflux SMR transporter, which translates into the protein MSWLVLIISGMLEAVWAIALDRSAMFTRLWPSVTFAVAAVLSMIGLSYALRTIPIGTGYAVWVGIGAALTAVIGISFLGESASLPRLLSLFLVVAGVAGLKFFH
- a CDS encoding XdhC family protein gives rise to the protein MQADLSPRHLVAVFESPVAEALLRFGLDLGFRCTLVEPDPTLLQGPPRPHGDTFVSDLAAAGVTEHTDIVLTDHHRAEIGEILQAALGTKARWIGIMGNPHREGPHLAALRALNVPEEQIARVHRPVGLNIGSKTPAEIAVASLAGLIADRNDRPGGFEF
- the dusB gene encoding tRNA dihydrouridine synthase DusB; amino-acid sequence: MTLALSAKPLTLGGHQAWPPVVLAPMAGITNVAFRSLCREQGGGIYVCEMITTRALVERIPKTLKMIEFGPDEDFRSLQLYGVDPEVTAAAVRMVGEENWADHIDLNFGCPVPKVTRRGGGSALPWRRKLFGRIVQQAVAAAAPFGIPVTIKMRKGIDDDHLTYVEAGLIAQEAGVAAVALHARTAEQRYSGKADWDAIATLKQALDVPVLGNGDIWEAADALRMVAHTGVDGVVVGRGCLGRPWLFKDLQAAFTGVESQELPDLGEVAAIMSRHAHLLVDALGDERHGCADFRKHVAWYLKGFPVGGDLRRDLAMVTSLAQLDDLLGKLDATQPFPRESLGQPRGRINAPGKVSLPYGWLDSRDDESVPEGAEMENSGG